In Procambarus clarkii isolate CNS0578487 chromosome 6, FALCON_Pclarkii_2.0, whole genome shotgun sequence, one DNA window encodes the following:
- the LOC123754055 gene encoding uncharacterized protein isoform X2, which produces MMGVAEAGVAVLLLVQGTLSLQGAGACEVTLEPRSSMCSSVKLLSGEASQVNQKVLQELCGKGELHVLLKDQGPPVVSSSPFQEPVKRAEQYAVVNLHRDGFSDRVNWTSGDATNVFCEKRWYVDEEVALTNGYAWYRHGLPMWPLLNQALAPKHRLFSSRTKLDWPNYAIATPLYLVPREVANFRDPRVAIQKLFAGDSTGYLAERGLHDTFSQSAKFQKDIIDLYNDKEMDMNDNATSYSNWLLPLLTRSLPPMINSFKARQKRRASKHSDISTCPDALYVFFLRKPCSRTNTCLLLNELMLVLRTVECSPFTDLVVGYSKE; this is translated from the exons ATGATGGGTGTAGCGGAGGCGGGTGTGGCggtgctcctgctggtgcaaGGAACACTCTCTCTGCAAGGTGCCGGGGCATGTGAGGTGACTCTGGAGCCACGGAGCAG CATGTGTTCGTCGGTGAAGCTGTTGTCTGGGGAAGCCAGCCAGGTTAACCAGAAGGTGCTGCAGGAACTGTGTGGGAAGGGCGAGCTGCACGTCTTGCTGAAGGACCAGGGTCCTCCTGTTGTCAGCTCCTCCCCATTTCAGGAGCCAGTGAAG CGGGCGGAGCAGTACGCCGTGGTGAACCTGCACCGAGATGGCTTCAGCGACAGAGTCAACTGGACGTCTGGTGATGCTACAAACGTCTTCTGCGAGAAGAGGTGGTATGTAGACGAGGAGGTGGCCCTCACCAACGGCTATGCCTGGTACCGTCACGGCCTGCCCATGTGGCCGCTTCTCAACCAGGCCCTCGCTCCCAAACATCGCTTATTTTCTAGTCGAACAAAGCTAGATTGGCCAAACTACGCCATTGCCACTCCTCTCTACCTGGTACCCCGCGAGGTGGCCAACTTTCGCGATCCACGAGTAGCCATTCAGAAGCTGTTTGCAGGGGACTCTACCGGTTATCTGGCCGAACGCGGCCTTCACGATACATTTTCTCAATCTGCCAAATTCCAAAAGGATATCATTGATCTATATAACGACAAAGAAATGGACATGAACGACAACGCTACGAGCTACAGCAACTGGCTGCTGCCGCTCCTGACGCGAAGTCTTCCTCCTATGATCAACTCGTTCAAAGCAAGACAGAAACGACGAGCCTCGAAACATAGCGACATTTCCACCTGCCCCGACGCGCTGTATGTCTTCTTCCTGCGCAAGCCATGTTCCAGGACCAACACCTGCCTACTCCTCAACGAGCTGATGCTGGTTCTGAGGACCGTCGAGTGCTCTCCCTTCACCGATCTGGTGGTCGGGTACTCCAAGGAGTAG
- the LOC123754055 gene encoding uncharacterized protein isoform X1 produces the protein MVRRLRGVHIGQIKRDYYSIRSSRQQLQRDSIKRKWRVVMMGVAEAGVAVLLLVQGTLSLQGAGACEVTLEPRSSMCSSVKLLSGEASQVNQKVLQELCGKGELHVLLKDQGPPVVSSSPFQEPVKRAEQYAVVNLHRDGFSDRVNWTSGDATNVFCEKRWYVDEEVALTNGYAWYRHGLPMWPLLNQALAPKHRLFSSRTKLDWPNYAIATPLYLVPREVANFRDPRVAIQKLFAGDSTGYLAERGLHDTFSQSAKFQKDIIDLYNDKEMDMNDNATSYSNWLLPLLTRSLPPMINSFKARQKRRASKHSDISTCPDALYVFFLRKPCSRTNTCLLLNELMLVLRTVECSPFTDLVVGYSKE, from the exons ATGGTGCGGAGGCTGCGGGGAGTCCACATTGGTCAAATCAAGAGGGATTATTACAGCATCCGAAGCTCCCGTCAACAGTTACAAAGAGACT CTATAAAGAGGAAGTGGAGAGTTGTGATGATGGGTGTAGCGGAGGCGGGTGTGGCggtgctcctgctggtgcaaGGAACACTCTCTCTGCAAGGTGCCGGGGCATGTGAGGTGACTCTGGAGCCACGGAGCAG CATGTGTTCGTCGGTGAAGCTGTTGTCTGGGGAAGCCAGCCAGGTTAACCAGAAGGTGCTGCAGGAACTGTGTGGGAAGGGCGAGCTGCACGTCTTGCTGAAGGACCAGGGTCCTCCTGTTGTCAGCTCCTCCCCATTTCAGGAGCCAGTGAAG CGGGCGGAGCAGTACGCCGTGGTGAACCTGCACCGAGATGGCTTCAGCGACAGAGTCAACTGGACGTCTGGTGATGCTACAAACGTCTTCTGCGAGAAGAGGTGGTATGTAGACGAGGAGGTGGCCCTCACCAACGGCTATGCCTGGTACCGTCACGGCCTGCCCATGTGGCCGCTTCTCAACCAGGCCCTCGCTCCCAAACATCGCTTATTTTCTAGTCGAACAAAGCTAGATTGGCCAAACTACGCCATTGCCACTCCTCTCTACCTGGTACCCCGCGAGGTGGCCAACTTTCGCGATCCACGAGTAGCCATTCAGAAGCTGTTTGCAGGGGACTCTACCGGTTATCTGGCCGAACGCGGCCTTCACGATACATTTTCTCAATCTGCCAAATTCCAAAAGGATATCATTGATCTATATAACGACAAAGAAATGGACATGAACGACAACGCTACGAGCTACAGCAACTGGCTGCTGCCGCTCCTGACGCGAAGTCTTCCTCCTATGATCAACTCGTTCAAAGCAAGACAGAAACGACGAGCCTCGAAACATAGCGACATTTCCACCTGCCCCGACGCGCTGTATGTCTTCTTCCTGCGCAAGCCATGTTCCAGGACCAACACCTGCCTACTCCTCAACGAGCTGATGCTGGTTCTGAGGACCGTCGAGTGCTCTCCCTTCACCGATCTGGTGGTCGGGTACTCCAAGGAGTAG